In a genomic window of Leptidea sinapis chromosome 14, ilLepSina1.1, whole genome shotgun sequence:
- the LOC126968006 gene encoding protein mothers against dpp, with amino-acid sequence MSSMETDDGESSSSGPMSSLNSLFSFTSPAVKKLLGWKQGDEEEKWAEKAVDSLVKKLKKRKGAIEELERALSCPGTPSKCVTIPRSLDGRLQVSHRKGLPHVIYCRVWRWPDLQSHHELKPLEICQYPFSAKQKEVCINPYHYKRVESPVLPPVLVPRHSEFAPGHSLLPFQRTTEPSMPHNVSYSGSGFPPSATSELPDTPPPAYSPPSDDTEPPGEVAPVSYQEPLYWASVAYYELNCRVGEVFHCNSHSVVVDGFTDPSNNSDRFCLGQLSNVNRNSTIENTRRHIGKGVHLYYVGGEVYAECLSDAAIFVQSRNCNHHHGFHPSTVCKIPPGCSLKIFNNREFAQLLSQSVNHGFEAVYELTKMCTIRMSFVKGWGAEYHRQDVTSTPCWIEIHLHGPLQWLDKVLTQMGSPHNAISSVS; translated from the exons ATGTCCAGTATGGAGACCGATGATGGTGAATCTTCTAGCAGTGGCCCTATGTCGAGCTTGAATagtttattttcatttacaaGTCCGGCTGTGAAGAAATTACTTGGCTGGAAACAG GGTGATGAAGAAGAAAAGTGGGCAGAGAAAGCAGTGGATAGCCTTGTAAAGAAATTAAAGAAACGTAAAGGTGCCATTGAGGAGCTCGAACGAGCCTTATCATGTCCAGGCACACCATCAAAATGTGTTACAATACCACGCTCATTGGATGGAAGGCTGCAG GTATCTCATCGGAAAGGTCTCCCACACGTGATCTACTGCAGAGTGTGGCGTTGGCCGGACTTGCAAAGCCACCACGAGCTGAAGCCGCTCGAGATATGCCAATATCCCTTTAGCGCGAAGCAGAAAGAAGTTTGCATAAACCCTTATCATTATAAACGTGTCGAGAGCCCCGTGTTACCCCCCGTTTTAGTTCCGAGACATTCAGAGTTCGCCCCTGGACATTCCTTGCTTCCCTTTCAAAGGACTACTGAACCTTCTATGCCACATAATGTTTCTTATTCGGGGTCCGGTTTCCCCCCGTCGGCAACTTCAGAACTGCCAGACACCCCTCCCCCTGCGTACTCTCCCCCGTCTGACGACACGGAGCCTCCCGGGGAAGTGGCACCGGTTTCATATCAAGAGCCCTTATATTGGGCATCAGTGGCGTATTACGAATTAAACTGCAGGGTCGGTGAAGTATTCCACTGCAACTCGCATTCAGTGGTAGTGGACGGTTTTACTGATCCATCAAATAATAGCGATCGATTTTGTCTCGGTCAACTCAGTAATGTGAACCGGAACTCTACGATAGAGAATACTAGGCGTCATATAGGGAAGGGAGTGCATTTGTATTATGTGGGGGGTGAGGTGTACGCCGAATGTCTCTCCGATGCAGCTATATTTGTGCAGAGTAGGAATTGTAATCATCACCACGGCTTTCATCCTTCGACAGTGTGTAAAATACCCCCAGGTTGTTCGCTgaagatatttaataataggGAGTTTGCACAGCTGCTTTCTCAGAGTGTCAACCATGGGTTTGAGGCTGTGTATGAGTTGACGAAGATGTGCACGATTCGAATGTCTTTTGTCAAGGGTTGGGGCGCGGAGTACCACAGGCAAGACGTGACGTCGACGCCGTGTTGGATCGAGATACACTTACACGGGCCGCTGCAGTGGCTTGATAAGGTTCTGACACAAATGGGATCTCCACACAATGCCATATCATCCGTGTCCTAA
- the LOC126967983 gene encoding stress-induced-phosphoprotein 1, whose product MEQVNQLKEKGNAALSSGNYDEAVKYYTQGINLDPKNHVLYSNRSAAYANAGNYSAALEDANKCVSLNPSWSKGYSRKGSALAFLRNYDEAIAAYTKGLELDPSNQQLANGLAEVKKSKKLSEDVDLRMEQLFQKLRANPKTKEWLNDPEYVKMVKNLAAGTDPYDSLLQDMKTDSRLVTTMGVMLDCELPMDVDPPAEPKPTTTPKKEEPPTPKYDDLPENRRLALEEKDKGNECYKKKDFSNAIVHYNKAIEHDSTDITFYTNIAAVYFEQKEYEKCIKECEKAIEIGRENRADYKLIAKAFTRIGNAYKKLEQWKLAKTYFEKSMSEHRTPEIKTLLSEVEKKIVEEEKKAYIDPVKAEQEKELGNDYFKKGDYSTAMKHYTEAIKRNPDDPKLYSNRAACYTKLAAFDLGLKDCEVCCKLDPKFIKGWIRKGKILQGMQQHAKALTAYQKALELDPSNAEAVDGYRACSTQLNSNPEEVRKRAMADPDVQAILRDPAMRCILDQMQQDPHALQDHLKNPEIAAKIQKLLESGLIAIH is encoded by the exons ATGGAACAG gtTAATCAGTTAAAAGAAAAGGGGAACGCTGCTCTATCCTCTGGAAATTATGATGAAGCTGTCAAATATTACACGCAAGGTATTAACTTAGACCCGAAAAACCACGTTTTATATAGTAATCGTTCGGCAGCATACGCTAATGCCGGTAACTATAGCGCTGCTTTGGAAGATGCAAACAAATGCGTGTCGTTGAACCCTAGTTGGAGCAAAGGATATTCAAGAAAGGGCAGCGCCTTAGCTTTCTTAAGAAACTACGATGAGGCCATAGCAGCATACACAAAGGGTCTGGAATTGGATCCTAGTAATCAACAACTGGCCAATGGGCTAGCAGAGgtgaaaaagtcgaaaaaaCTAAGTGAAGATGTAGACTTGAGGATGGAACAGTTATTTCAGAAATTACGAGCCAACCCAAAGACAAAGGAGTGGCTTAATGACCCTGAATATGTTAAAATGGTCAAA AATTTAGCTGCAGGGACCGATCCTTATGATTCTTTACTGCAAGACATGAAAACTGATTCAAGGCTGGTCACCACTATGGGTGTCATGTTAGACTGTGAATTGCCTATGGATGTGGACCCACCAGCTGAACCCAAACCCACCACAACTCCAAAGAAAGAAGAACCGCCAACACCAAAATATGATGATTTACCTGAAAACCGTAGATTGGCTTTAGAGGAGAAGGATAAGGGAAACGAGTGTTATAAGAAGAAAGACTTTTCAAATGCAATTGTTCATTACAACAAAGCCATTGAACATGATTCAACAGATATCACATTCTACACAAACATTGCAGCAGTGTATTTTGAGCAAAAAGAATATGAGAAGTGCATCAAGGAGTGTGAAAAAGCTATTGAAATAGGAAGAGAGAATAGAGCTGATTACAAATTAATTGCAAAAGCATTCACTAGGATTG GTAATGCTTATAAAAAACTAGAACAATGGAAGTTAGCAAAGACATACTTTGAAAAGTCAATGTCTGAACACAGAACTCCTGAGATCAAAACGCTTCTGAGTGAGGTTGAGAAGAAGATTGTAGAGGAAGAGAAAAAGGCATATATAGATCCTGTTAAAGCTGAGCAGGAGAAGGAGCTAGGCAATGATTACTTTAAAAAAG GTGATTACAGCACGGCAATGAAGCACTACACAGAAGCTATAAAACGTAATCCTGATGATCCCAAGCTATACTCTAATAGGGCTGCATGCTACACGAAGTTAGCTGCATTTGACTTAGGGCTCAAGGATTGTGAAGTTTGCTGTAAACTAGACCCCAAGTTCATTAAAGGCTGGATCCGAAAGGGGAAAATTCTTCAG GGCATGCAACAACATGCTAAGGCTCTGACAGCATATCAAAAGGCGCTAGAACTGGACCCCAGTAATGCTGAGGCAGTAGACGGATATCGTGCATGCTCCACTCAACTCAACTCAAATCCAGAGgag GTCCGCAAACGTGCAATGGCAGATCCTGATGTACAGGCCATACTCCGTGATCCAGCAATGCGCTGTATTCTGGACCAGATGCAGCAGGACCCTCATGCACTGCAGGATCACCTCAAGAATCCAGAGATTGCGGCTAAGATTCAGAAGTTGCTGGAATCTGGTTTAATAGCCATACATTAG